The following are encoded in a window of Tessaracoccus flavescens genomic DNA:
- a CDS encoding M20 metallopeptidase family protein gives MSIDLVALRRDLHQIPEVGLQLPQTQARVLEALEGLPLEITLGRSVSSVVAVLRGGRPTEGKRPVVLLREDMDALPVEELTGLDYASTNGNMHACGHDLHMSMLVGAAHELCARREELAGDVIFMFQPGEEGVDGARYMLEEGVMDAAGSQPDWVYAIHVWSALDPCGTFSTKPGTVMASSDVAKVRVVGRGGHGSTPQRAADPVPALAEITTALQTMVTRRFDVQDPVVVTVGLLQAGTIANVIPEDGRLEATLRTFSHEARDRLIETIPQVVEGIASAHGVTGEFTLLEQYPVTINDDAEADVVAAVVTELYGEDRHARWRHPLAGAEDFSRLLELTPGCFIGLSACPPDIDPDTAPFNHSAYARFDDSVVEDGAHLLAELALRKLG, from the coding sequence ATGAGCATCGACCTCGTCGCCCTCCGCCGCGACCTGCACCAGATCCCCGAAGTCGGCCTGCAGTTGCCGCAGACCCAGGCGAGGGTGCTCGAGGCACTCGAGGGCCTCCCCCTTGAGATCACGCTCGGGCGGTCGGTCTCGTCTGTGGTCGCGGTACTGCGCGGCGGCCGCCCGACGGAGGGCAAGCGACCCGTCGTCCTGCTGCGAGAAGACATGGACGCCCTTCCGGTCGAGGAGCTCACCGGCCTCGACTACGCCTCCACCAACGGCAACATGCACGCCTGCGGACACGACCTCCACATGTCGATGCTGGTCGGCGCCGCCCACGAACTGTGCGCCCGCCGGGAGGAGCTGGCAGGCGACGTGATCTTCATGTTCCAGCCCGGCGAGGAGGGCGTGGACGGGGCACGGTACATGCTCGAGGAGGGCGTCATGGACGCCGCAGGCTCACAGCCCGACTGGGTCTACGCGATCCACGTCTGGTCGGCGCTCGACCCCTGCGGAACCTTCTCGACCAAGCCGGGGACGGTGATGGCGAGCTCCGACGTGGCGAAGGTCCGCGTCGTCGGGAGGGGCGGCCACGGCTCGACGCCCCAGCGCGCGGCCGACCCGGTTCCGGCCCTCGCCGAGATCACCACCGCGCTGCAGACGATGGTCACGCGCCGCTTTGACGTCCAGGACCCGGTCGTGGTCACGGTCGGCCTGCTCCAGGCGGGCACGATCGCCAACGTGATTCCCGAGGACGGGCGTCTCGAGGCGACGCTGCGCACCTTCTCCCACGAGGCTCGCGACCGGCTGATCGAGACCATCCCCCAGGTGGTCGAAGGGATCGCCTCCGCGCACGGCGTCACCGGTGAGTTCACGCTGCTGGAGCAGTACCCCGTCACGATCAATGACGACGCGGAGGCCGATGTCGTGGCCGCCGTCGTCACGGAGCTGTACGGCGAGGACAGGCATGCGCGCTGGAGGCACCCCCTCGCCGGCGCCGAGGACTTCTCCCGCCTTCTGGAGCTGACCCCCGGGTGCTTCATCGGGCTCTCTGCCTGCCCGCCGGACATCGACCCGGACACGGCCCCCTTCAACCACTCCGCCTACGCGCGTTTCGACGACTCGGTGGTCGAGGACGGGGCGCACCTGCTCGCGGAACTGGCGCTGCGCAAGCTGGGCTGA
- a CDS encoding methylglyoxal synthase, translated as MAGVSHHIALVAHDNKKDDLLRWAAFNRGTLSRHHLYATGTTGTMLEYELGLPVTRLLSGPVGGDQQIGAMIAEGRIDMLFFLWDPLEPQPHDPDVKALLRIGAVWNVPMACNTATADMLISSPMMDQAWDSRPEISARPWEPGLE; from the coding sequence ATGGCAGGCGTTTCGCACCACATCGCCCTCGTGGCGCACGACAACAAGAAGGACGACCTGCTCCGCTGGGCCGCGTTCAACCGCGGCACCCTGAGCAGGCATCACCTGTACGCGACGGGCACGACGGGCACCATGCTCGAGTACGAGCTCGGACTTCCCGTCACGCGGCTGCTGTCCGGCCCGGTCGGCGGAGACCAGCAGATCGGCGCCATGATCGCCGAGGGCCGCATCGACATGCTCTTCTTCCTCTGGGATCCCCTGGAACCACAGCCGCATGACCCCGACGTCAAGGCGCTGTTGCGCATCGGCGCGGTCTGGAACGTCCCGATGGCGTGCAACACCGCGACGGCGGACATGCTGATCTCCTCGCCGATGATGGACCAGGCGTGGGACAGCCGCCCCGAGATCTCTGCGCGGCCGTGGGAGCCCGGCCTGGAGTGA